The following DNA comes from Halobacteriovorax sp. HLS.
CAAGAGGATTTTAAGAATAGAAAAATTGGAAATATTTATTTATTACAAAAGAAGAGTAGATCATCTTGTGTAAAGGGTTCTACCTATGGAATCGATAGCGATAATAAAATGTGGGTTAATAACTCTTGTCATGGTGAATTCGCTATTCAGTATAAAGATCCAAAATGTGGTTTTAGACCAACATGTTCTCCTAAGCCTCATGAAACAGATAATATCACTCAGTCAGGTACACAAACATTTGATATGGTTTGTGATGGTAAGATGGCCGAAGTTGAAGGTGGAAAATTCTTCTGTAAGGCACATGTAAAGAAAATTGGAACTGATGGAAAAATGACTGATGAGCCAGATTACGGAAAAGAAATTACTTATATCTCAGATGTTAAGTTAGGAAAGAAGATTGGTGCGGCCAAGTGTAACCAAGGTGGTAACGGAAGTGCGATTGATTTTAGTCCTAGAAATAAAGGTTCAAATGCTGAAGGCTGGGGGATTGAAGTCCAAAATAAGTGTCATTCGACTTTTACAGTAACTGCAAAGTGGAAATTAAAGCTTTGTACTCTTGCAGGTCAAGAGACTACTTCTGGTGATACTTGTTGTGGAGGACTTTACTTTGATAATGTTACGAAAACATGTAATGTTCCGGCATTTAACCCAGGTCCAGTAGAAGAAGAAGCGGCACTTGCTCTTGATTATTCAAAAAATGCTTGTAGTCCTGAGATTCCAGCTGATGCTCAAGGTATTGTTGATAAATACTTTGTAGAGCTTGGTTACTATGAAAATATGTTTACTTTAATTGATGGTAGTTCTGATGGTATTAGCTCTATTGAAACACCTGTGGCCAGAGCTAAGAGACTTGCTGCTAATTCTGAATATGATGAATGGAAAGAAGCTGAAATGGCACGTCTAGATAAAGAAAAGGCTGAGTTTGAAAAGACTGCTGAAGCAATGTCTGATGCAGCAGCAAAAGAAGAATTTGTAAAAGCTCAAGAAACAGCTCATAGAGAGAAAGTATTAGCACTTGAAGAAGAGATCACTAAGAGAAAGAATGCTCTTGCTGAACTTGAAATGGATGCTGATAAGACTGCTACCGAAATCCGTAAGTCTACTTATGACTCTGTTAAGCTAGTTCATGACGCTGTCGTTAGATTTAGAGCTGAGTGGTCTGAGCAAACAGGTCAATTCAACGATGCTGAAAAGCATCTTAGAGAACAAGGTGAACAGTATACTGCATACTTGAAAAAGGTTGACTCTAAGAAGGTTGAAAAAGAAGATACTGAAGCGATTAAAGGTAATATTTTTATGGGAATGGATATTCAAGGGATGTCTCATGAAAGTCAAAAATTGGCCAAGCATATGCAGATCTCTTATATCATGTCGATTAAGAATGCTTTAGTGAAGTATGAAGCTGATTTAGAAAAGGCCGCTCATGCTGGTCAGAACCTTGCTTGGTACTGTGCTCATAATGAAAATTGTTCTGAATATAACTGGCTTATTAGAGATAGATCAAAAGAAGAAGTTGTAGACTTCCTTCATGATGCTCCTCACCCATTTAAATTGGTTCAGGCCAGAGGAAGAATGCTTCCAAAGATTTCTAAAGTTAACAAGTTACTTGTAGATACTGATGTTTACTCAAAGTTTGAGCAAAGTGAAGGATCGCAAAAAGGAATGGCGAATCTTGATATTATGAATCAGTTCTTTTCTTATCAAGCACAAGATAAGGTACCATTTCCTAAGAATGAAGTTGAAGGAGATGCAGCAGCTTCAAAAGATGCTGATAAGATTTTAAATTTATTTAGACAGTATACTCAAGAGTTTCCACTTAGAGAGAATAGTCTTTTCAAAGATAATGAAATCTTAAAAAATTACCTAGCTGTGTCTAAAGAAGGTAAGAATAAAGATGGACTGCCGCTTTACTGTGAAAAGCAAGAAGATTACGATGTTAGAGTACCAATTGGTAAAGCTATTGAACCTTTAAGAATGTTACAAATGGTTAGAGTTGTTAAGAAGTTCTATGACTTATACCTTGAAGCCTATTCTGCGAATGAGAAGTGTCTTATTGCTCTAGACGCTGATCGTGACCCTAATGCTGGTAGAGCAGATCTTGATCTTAGATTAACTCAAAGAGCTGGTGGTGAACAAATTGTTCCTAAGGCCCAGAATCAGGACAGAAGTTTTGTGAATGGTTTTGCAGGAAATCTTAAGTCACTAATGGGAGGAACATTTGGTAGTGTTCCAGAAGGTTCTTTCTTTGATAACTTAAGTAATAGAGAGCCAGGAAGTTCTAACTTAGATGCTAAGGCCGAAAGTGAATTAAGCGCTATTAAAAAGAAAGAAGCGGATAGAATTTCTAAACTTATTAAAAGAAGAATTAATCGTAAAAAGGATAAGGATTTAGATAATTATATTAAATCTCTAGGAAGTACTCTAGGTGCAACTCTTACTAAAAGAGATAGACAATTTGCTTCCCTTTCTCCTTCTGGAGCATCTGGACTAAGCGGTATTTCTGGTGTTAATGATCTAAATTCAGCTCTTAGTGGAAAAGACAGAGATGGTAGCAAGTCTTCTGGAGTTGGTAGCTGGAAAGGTTCAACTGGAGGAAGCGGATACACTGGTGGATCATCTCGTCCTAGATATGGAAGCTCTAGAGGAAATGGTTCAAACGGTGGAAGTAACTCTGGATCTTATGGAAGTAATGGTGGAAGTAACTCTGGTGCAAATTCTGCCAACGAAGAGATTCTTTCAAATGTTGATGATTCAAAATTTGATTCAAAAGAAAGTGATTCAATTTTTGAAAAGGTTACTAAGAGATATATAAGAACAGCTTATCCATTCTTACTAGAAACGAAGAAGAAAGAAGAGAAATAATCAATAATAAACGGCCACAATATTGTGGCCGTTTTTATTTTAAGGATAAATATTTATTGGAGTGTTCTTTTTTACTAACGAGAATATTTCATTCATCTCTTCATCACTTACTGCTACACAACCATTAGTCCAATCAAAGAAAGGGTAGAAGTAATCTCTGGCCCATCTATCAACCGTATCTTTTTCAATACCTAACTTTGCAGCAAAATTAATTACAGCTTGTGTTGGCCTATACGGATTTCCATGTATGAGGATCATTCCTCCTATTTGGTCTAATGGTATTCCTCGCACTCTTGCATTGTGCTTATCTTTCCAATTTGGGTAGCTAATAAGTAGAGATTTAGGAAATCTCGTATTTTGTCTTTTTTTAGAAATCTTGTAAAAGCCTACAGGTGTTTGATTATCACCTTCTCTTTCTTTGGCCTTCGCTCTAAATAGGGGGTTATTATAAGAAATTGATAATTTTACATCATAGGTTTTAAATAATTTATCACCCTGCCATAGTTGCAGCTCTCTTTTGTCTTTCAAGACAATGATGTGAGAAATATCCTGGGCCCAACTCATGTTGGACAGTAGTGTAAATAGTAGAAATATTGTGAATAGTTTGATTTTCATAAATCCCTTATGTAGCTATATTTGTGAAATTATAGTGCAAATATAGCTACTAAGAGAGTATTTAAGAATTATTTACATAGGTATCAAAAGAATGAACACCTATTAGTGACCTAGATAGGCCTTGCGAATTTCTTCGTTTGTAATTAGCTCGTTAGCTGGCCCTTCCATGAAGATCTCGCCTGTTGTAAGAACATAGCCTCTGTGGGCGATCTTTAATGAAGCATAGGCATTTTGCTCAACGAGTAAAATAGTCATTCCATGCTTATTTAGATCGACAATTGCTTCAAAAATGGCCTGCACGAGAATTGGAGCAATCCCTAAGGAAGGCTCGTCTAAGAGTAGTAATTCTGGCTTAGACATATACGCTCTAGCAATGGCAAGCATTTGCTGCTCTCCACCTGAAAGAGTTCCTGCAAGCTGAGAAGATCTTTCTTTTAGCTTTGGAAAAAGGTCATACATATACTGATAATCTTTTTCAATGCCGTCTTTGTCCGATCTAAGATAGGCTCCCATCTCTAGATTCTCTTTAACTGTTAAGTCAGGAAAAACCATTCTTCCTTCAGGAGAGTGAGCTATTCCCATTCCCACGATCTTATTCGCAGCAACTGAGTCTATCTTTTGACCTTTGTAAAGAATTTCTCCTTGAGAAGGCTTAATCAGACCAGATATTGTATGTAAGCTGGTTGTTTTTCCGGCACCGTTGGATCCAAGTATAGTTACAATTTCTCCACGCTTAACATGGAGATCAATTCCATGAATCGCATGAATTGCTCCATAGTGAACATGCATATTTTTTATTTCTAAAAGAATTTCTTCGCTCATATTTTTTCCTTAAGGTTGATCTGTTCCAAGATAGGCTTCGATAACCTTTGGGTTGTTCTGAATTTCAGAAGGTTTACCATGTGCTATCTGCTCTCCATGATCTACAACATAGATTCTTTCACAGACATCCATCACTAGTTTCATATCGTGCTCAATTAAAAGAATCGCAATTTGAAATTTATCACGAACCCATTTAATTAGCTTCGTTAGCTCTATAGTTTCATTTGGGTTCATACCCGCTGCAGGCTCATCAAGAAGAAGTACATCAGGCTTGGTTCCAAGTGCTCTGGCTATCTCTAATCTTCTTTGTTCGCCATAAGGAAGGTTCTTTGCGAGATGTTGTGCCTTCTTTTCTAGATTAAAAATCTTCAGAAGCTCCATCGCTTCATTCTTAAGTCTTTCTTCTTCTTGATGATATTTCTTTGTTCTAAAAATACTGGCAAGAAGGCCATACTTAACTCTAAAGTGACCGGCCAGGCGAATATTATCTAAAACAGTGAGATCTTTAAAGAGTCGAATGTTTTGAAAGGTCCTAGCAATACCCTGTTGAGTAATAAAAGCAGGTCTAAGTCCTACGATATTCTTTCCACCTAATTCTATTGAACCTTCAGTAGGTTCATAGATCCCTGTGATCA
Coding sequences within:
- a CDS encoding ABC transporter ATP-binding protein is translated as MSTSVLKTNSITMRFGGLTAVDNFSLELGKTDLVGVIGPNGAGKTTIFNMITGIYEPTEGSIELGGKNIVGLRPAFITQQGIARTFQNIRLFKDLTVLDNIRLAGHFRVKYGLLASIFRTKKYHQEEERLKNEAMELLKIFNLEKKAQHLAKNLPYGEQRRLEIARALGTKPDVLLLDEPAAGMNPNETIELTKLIKWVRDKFQIAILLIEHDMKLVMDVCERIYVVDHGEQIAHGKPSEIQNNPKVIEAYLGTDQP
- a CDS encoding murein L,D-transpeptidase family protein, with protein sequence MKIKLFTIFLLFTLLSNMSWAQDISHIIVLKDKRELQLWQGDKLFKTYDVKLSISYNNPLFRAKAKEREGDNQTPVGFYKISKKRQNTRFPKSLLISYPNWKDKHNARVRGIPLDQIGGMILIHGNPYRPTQAVINFAAKLGIEKDTVDRWARDYFYPFFDWTNGCVAVSDEEMNEIFSLVKKNTPINIYP
- a CDS encoding ABC transporter ATP-binding protein, whose product is MSEEILLEIKNMHVHYGAIHAIHGIDLHVKRGEIVTILGSNGAGKTTSLHTISGLIKPSQGEILYKGQKIDSVAANKIVGMGIAHSPEGRMVFPDLTVKENLEMGAYLRSDKDGIEKDYQYMYDLFPKLKERSSQLAGTLSGGEQQMLAIARAYMSKPELLLLDEPSLGIAPILVQAIFEAIVDLNKHGMTILLVEQNAYASLKIAHRGYVLTTGEIFMEGPANELITNEEIRKAYLGH
- a CDS encoding DUF2852 domain-containing protein, with the protein product MKNLISILLLVMLGQFSFAQGTSNSTNTDSSGNVIDPLDNYIDPATQLDYKAQLEKLNDDQKEVVFERCMMFTIQAEMGQSGEDSMSAADIEAYENLVAQQCKCVADGSTWVKESTMKGECKADQPAEKDLLVHTMDLCVGQMQLTDDNCKNNMTDSCVNDFRYQCYQYMTQPQEFSEKSNPVLNKCEYDDQTKNIKMECRSYCYIRKTCEVTQEDFKNRKIGNIYLLQKKSRSSCVKGSTYGIDSDNKMWVNNSCHGEFAIQYKDPKCGFRPTCSPKPHETDNITQSGTQTFDMVCDGKMAEVEGGKFFCKAHVKKIGTDGKMTDEPDYGKEITYISDVKLGKKIGAAKCNQGGNGSAIDFSPRNKGSNAEGWGIEVQNKCHSTFTVTAKWKLKLCTLAGQETTSGDTCCGGLYFDNVTKTCNVPAFNPGPVEEEAALALDYSKNACSPEIPADAQGIVDKYFVELGYYENMFTLIDGSSDGISSIETPVARAKRLAANSEYDEWKEAEMARLDKEKAEFEKTAEAMSDAAAKEEFVKAQETAHREKVLALEEEITKRKNALAELEMDADKTATEIRKSTYDSVKLVHDAVVRFRAEWSEQTGQFNDAEKHLREQGEQYTAYLKKVDSKKVEKEDTEAIKGNIFMGMDIQGMSHESQKLAKHMQISYIMSIKNALVKYEADLEKAAHAGQNLAWYCAHNENCSEYNWLIRDRSKEEVVDFLHDAPHPFKLVQARGRMLPKISKVNKLLVDTDVYSKFEQSEGSQKGMANLDIMNQFFSYQAQDKVPFPKNEVEGDAAASKDADKILNLFRQYTQEFPLRENSLFKDNEILKNYLAVSKEGKNKDGLPLYCEKQEDYDVRVPIGKAIEPLRMLQMVRVVKKFYDLYLEAYSANEKCLIALDADRDPNAGRADLDLRLTQRAGGEQIVPKAQNQDRSFVNGFAGNLKSLMGGTFGSVPEGSFFDNLSNREPGSSNLDAKAESELSAIKKKEADRISKLIKRRINRKKDKDLDNYIKSLGSTLGATLTKRDRQFASLSPSGASGLSGISGVNDLNSALSGKDRDGSKSSGVGSWKGSTGGSGYTGGSSRPRYGSSRGNGSNGGSNSGSYGSNGGSNSGANSANEEILSNVDDSKFDSKESDSIFEKVTKRYIRTAYPFLLETKKKEEK